A single region of the Sorghum bicolor cultivar BTx623 chromosome 9, Sorghum_bicolor_NCBIv3, whole genome shotgun sequence genome encodes:
- the LOC8074562 gene encoding uncharacterized protein LOC8074562, which yields MGNYMSCTLAKAPGSGGGGGGKCARVILPDGGVRQVPLPATAAELMMDAPGHFLFLVDARGKPSLGARLAAVPADEELQLGAVYATFQMKRKGTPLAVDDVARLAAAAAEATREARRSSAKVANAVVAPPAALAAAAETVAEDAPCCRLRLEEMVDDEVAAEIGELKHRASNARSRRPTLETIEEEYMSSR from the coding sequence ATGGGCAACTACATGTCGTGCACGCTGGCCAAGGCGCCGgggtccggcggcggcggcggcggcaagtgCGCGAGGGTGATACTCCCGGACGGCGGCGTCAGGCAGGTGCCGCtcccggcgacggcggcggagcTGATGATGGACGCGCCGGGCCACTTCCTCTTCCTCGTCGACGCGCGCGGCAAGCCCAGCCTCGGGGCGCGCCTCGCCGCGGTGCCCGCGGACGAGGAGCTCCAGCTCGGCGCCGTGTACGCGACCTTCCAGATGAAGCGCAAGGGCACGCCGCTGGCGGTGGACGACGTGGCGCGcctcgcggccgccgccgccgaggccaCCAGGGAGGCCCGCCGGTCCTCCGCCAAGGTGGCCAACGCCGTCgtcgcgccgccggcggcacTGGCGGCTGCTGCCGAGACGGTGGCGGAGGACGCGCCCTGCTGCAGGCTGCGGTTGGAGGAGATGGTGGACGACGAGGTGGCCGCGGAGATCGGCGAGTTGAAGCACCGGGCCAGCAATGCCCGGTCCAGGAGACCCACGCTGGAGACCATAGAGGAGGAGTACATGTCGTCGAGATAG